The nucleotide window GTCTGACCTGCTCCATTAAGTTTATCAGAAAATGAAGATTATGATAAGAAGTAAGTCTAATTCCGAATGTTTCATCCGTTTTAATCAAATGACGGATGTATGCCCTGCTGTAATTTTTGCAAGTATAGCAGTCACAGTTCGGATCCAATGGGCCAAAATCACGCGCGAACTTGGCGTTCTTGACAACCAGCCTGCCCTCGCTTGTCATCAGCGTGCCATTCCGGGCGATACGTGTAGGCAATACGCAATCAAACATATCGATACCTCTGATGGCGCCATCAATCAAGGAATCCGGTGAGCCAACTCCCATCAGGTAGCGAGGCTTGTCGGATGGCAGCCATGGAGTGGTGAATTCTAGTACCCTGTTCATGACATCCTTCGGTTCTCCGACTGACAGGCCGCCAACTGCATAGCCAGGAAAGTCCATAGAAACCAGGTCCTTTGCACTCTGCTTCCTCAGTTCTTCGTATTCACCGCCCTGGACAATCCCGAATAATCCCTGGTCCTGCTGACGCTGATGTGCTGTCAGGCAGCGCTCGGCCCAGCGGGATGTCCTTTCGACTGACTTTTTCATATAATCATATTCCGCTGGATATGGCGGGCACTCATCAAAAGCCATCATGATATCGGATCCAAGAGCGTTCTGAATCTCCATCGCCTTTTCAGGGGAAAGAAATAGCTTGTCACCATTCAAATGGTTGCGGAAGTGGACGCCCTCTTCTTCGATTTTTCTGAACTCGCTTAAAGAGAATACCTGGAAACCACCTGAATCAGTGAGAATCGCGCGGTCCCAGTTCATGAATTTATGGAGGCCTCCAGCTTCTTTGACGATTTCATGGCCTGGTCTCAGCCAAAGATGATAGGTGTTGCTCAGGATAATCCCGGCACCCATCTGGACCAATTCCTCAGGTGACATCGTTTTGACTGTCGCCAGGGTTCCAACGGGCATGAAGACAGGGGTTTCAAAAGAGCCATGAGGTGTATGCACCCGCCCTAGCCTCGCTCCTGTCTGCTTACAAGTTTTAATTAATTCGTAACGGATTGCTGACAATGTTCAAGCTCCTTCCAGAAGTCCAAAGTTCATTTAATGTGTTTTTTACTATAGAATCAGCATCGCATCTCCGAAACTGAAAAAGCGATATTTTTCCTCAACTGCTTTATTATAGGCATTCAGGACATTTTCCCGTCCAGCCAAAGCGCTGATCAGCATGATCAGTGTAGACTTCGGCAAATGGAAATTGGTGATCATCCCATCGATAGCCTTGAATTCATAACCAGGATAGATGAAGATGCTTGTCCAGCCATTTTCAGCGACAAATTTACCATCATTCGCTGTGGCGATCGTTTCCAGTGTCCGAGTCGATGTCGTTCCCACTGTGATGATTCTGCCGCCCTGTTCACGAACTGTGTTTAAAAGCAATGCCGTACCTTCGGTTACCTGGTAAAATTCTGAGTGCATATCGTGCTCCTCGATGGAATCAACACTCACAGGCCTGAACGTTCCCAGTCCGACATGGAGAGTAATAAAAGCGATATGGACGCCCATCTCCTTGATATCTTCCAACAGGCTCTCTGTAAAATGCAAGCCTGCAGTCGGCGCCGCAGCAGATCCTCTTTCCCTTGCGTAAACCGTCTGGTACCTGTCCTTATCCTCCAGCTGCTCTTTGATATAAGGAGGAAGCGGCATTTCTCCAAGCTGTTCGAGTACTTCATAGAAAATGCCTTCATAGGAGAACTTCATGTTCCTGCCGCCATGCTCGGCTTCTCCGGTGCATACCGCTGTCAAAAGGCCGTCGCCAAAAGTGATTTTCGTGCCTTCCTTCACTCTTTTCGCCGGTTTAACAAGCGTTTCCCACTCATCATCCTCAAGCTGTTTCAGAAGCAGCACTTCAATCTTTGCTCCGGTATCCTCTTTCAAGCCAAAAAGCCTTGCAGGAAGCACCTTGGTATCATTCAGGACGAGGCAATCACCTGGCATAAGATAGTTTTTAATGTTCTTGAAAATATCATGTTCCAAGCTGCCCGTTTCTTTATTCAAAACCATCAGTCTGCTTTCCGCTCTTTGTTCAAGCGGAGTCTGGGCAATCAGTTCCTCCGGCAAATGAAAATCAAACATATCTACTTTCATGATGTCACCCTTACTAAGTTTCTATAAATTTTTAAT belongs to Mesobacillus sp. AQ2 and includes:
- the tgt gene encoding tRNA guanosine(34) transglycosylase Tgt, giving the protein MSAIRYELIKTCKQTGARLGRVHTPHGSFETPVFMPVGTLATVKTMSPEELVQMGAGIILSNTYHLWLRPGHEIVKEAGGLHKFMNWDRAILTDSGGFQVFSLSEFRKIEEEGVHFRNHLNGDKLFLSPEKAMEIQNALGSDIMMAFDECPPYPAEYDYMKKSVERTSRWAERCLTAHQRQQDQGLFGIVQGGEYEELRKQSAKDLVSMDFPGYAVGGLSVGEPKDVMNRVLEFTTPWLPSDKPRYLMGVGSPDSLIDGAIRGIDMFDCVLPTRIARNGTLMTSEGRLVVKNAKFARDFGPLDPNCDCYTCKNYSRAYIRHLIKTDETFGIRLTSYHNLHFLINLMEQVRQAIREDRLGDFRDEFFEQYGFNKPNAKNF
- the queA gene encoding tRNA preQ1(34) S-adenosylmethionine ribosyltransferase-isomerase QueA, with protein sequence MKVDMFDFHLPEELIAQTPLEQRAESRLMVLNKETGSLEHDIFKNIKNYLMPGDCLVLNDTKVLPARLFGLKEDTGAKIEVLLLKQLEDDEWETLVKPAKRVKEGTKITFGDGLLTAVCTGEAEHGGRNMKFSYEGIFYEVLEQLGEMPLPPYIKEQLEDKDRYQTVYARERGSAAAPTAGLHFTESLLEDIKEMGVHIAFITLHVGLGTFRPVSVDSIEEHDMHSEFYQVTEGTALLLNTVREQGGRIITVGTTSTRTLETIATANDGKFVAENGWTSIFIYPGYEFKAIDGMITNFHLPKSTLIMLISALAGRENVLNAYNKAVEEKYRFFSFGDAMLIL